One genomic window of Pseudomonadales bacterium includes the following:
- the epmB gene encoding EF-P beta-lysylation protein EpmB → MITGSAITLDSAADKPLNDTISWQEELAASIRDPQELIHLLELDESLLENALNAHRDFALRVPRPYLERIRKGDMNDPLLRQVLPLGDELSAAPGYSTDPLQENTANPTPGLIHKYHGRVLLIVSPSCAINCRYCFRRHFPYHDNKPGRHEWQRALDYIASNNTVSEVIYSGGDPLASSDKQLLWLTRQIADIPHVKRLRVHTRLPIVIPARITEQCINWLSDTRLQTTMVIHSNHPNELDEAVEKALKNLRRVGVTLLNQAVLLKGINDDGATLVRLSERLFEVGVLPYYLHLLDKVSGAAHFEVDENHAVSLRDVMLAQLPGYLVPKLVREIPGQPHKTTVV, encoded by the coding sequence ATGATAACCGGTTCTGCCATAACTTTGGATAGTGCTGCAGACAAACCTCTAAATGACACCATCAGCTGGCAAGAAGAGCTGGCTGCCAGCATTCGCGACCCGCAAGAGCTGATACATCTACTGGAGCTGGACGAGTCTCTGCTGGAAAACGCCCTCAATGCCCACAGGGACTTTGCACTGAGGGTACCCCGCCCTTACCTGGAACGAATTCGAAAAGGTGATATGAATGACCCCTTGCTCAGGCAGGTGCTACCCCTGGGAGATGAGCTGTCGGCAGCGCCTGGGTACAGCACCGACCCGTTACAGGAAAATACGGCCAACCCGACTCCAGGCCTGATTCACAAATACCACGGCAGGGTATTGTTAATCGTCAGCCCGAGCTGCGCTATCAATTGCCGCTACTGCTTTCGTCGACACTTCCCCTACCATGACAACAAACCCGGCCGTCACGAATGGCAGCGAGCCCTCGATTATATTGCCAGTAACAATACCGTCAGTGAGGTGATCTATAGTGGTGGCGACCCGTTGGCGTCCAGCGACAAACAGCTACTCTGGCTCACCCGACAGATAGCGGACATCCCTCATGTGAAAAGGCTCAGGGTTCACACCCGACTACCCATCGTCATCCCTGCTCGAATCACCGAGCAGTGCATCAACTGGCTATCTGACACCCGCCTGCAGACGACTATGGTCATTCACAGCAACCACCCTAACGAGCTGGATGAAGCTGTTGAGAAGGCACTCAAAAACCTGCGGCGAGTTGGCGTTACATTACTGAATCAAGCCGTGCTGCTGAAGGGTATTAACGACGACGGGGCGACCCTGGTCAGACTCAGCGAACGATTATTTGAAGTCGGGGTACTGCCGTATTATTTGCATTTGCTGGACAAGGTCAGCGGTGCTGCTCATTTCGAGGTAGATGAAAATCACGCAGTATCCTTGAGAGATGTTATGCTGGCACAATTACCCGGCTATCTGGTACCAAAGCTTGTCAGGGAAATACCCGGCCAGCCACACAAGACAACCGTTGTTTAG
- the efp gene encoding elongation factor P: MANYSTNEFRSGLKVMLDGDPCAIVENEFVKPGKGQAFNRVRLRNLKTGRVWERTFRSGEQLEGADVMDRNMQYLYTDGEYWHFMEPDSFEQHQADAAVVGETAKWLREQDDVIVTLYNGAPLAVTAANHVELEIVDTDPGLKGDTAQGGTKPATLSTGAVVKVPLFLNIGEVVKVDTRTGEYLSRATK, translated from the coding sequence ATGGCTAACTATTCTACCAATGAATTCCGTTCCGGTCTGAAGGTGATGCTCGATGGTGATCCCTGTGCCATCGTCGAAAATGAGTTTGTAAAACCGGGCAAGGGGCAGGCGTTCAATCGCGTTAGGTTGCGCAATCTGAAAACAGGCCGGGTTTGGGAAAGAACATTCCGCTCTGGTGAGCAGCTGGAAGGTGCTGATGTTATGGATAGGAACATGCAGTACCTCTACACTGACGGCGAATACTGGCACTTTATGGAACCGGACAGCTTTGAACAGCACCAGGCTGACGCAGCGGTTGTGGGCGAGACTGCCAAGTGGTTGCGTGAACAGGATGATGTGATCGTAACACTGTATAACGGCGCGCCATTGGCCGTTACCGCAGCCAATCATGTAGAGCTCGAAATTGTTGATACTGACCCGGGCTTGAAAGGTGATACCGCTCAGGGAGGAACAAAGCCGGCAACACTGAGTACCGGTGCTGTGGTGAAAGTGCCGCTATTTTTGAACATTGGCGAAGTTGTCAAGGTGGATACCCGCACTGGAGAGTACTTGAGTCGCGCCACCAAATAA
- the genX gene encoding EF-P lysine aminoacylase GenX: protein MHWQPTATIDTLQQRAAALKDIRLFFSERGVLEVDVPVLGQAAVTDLHIDCIMAEVSGQRRYLQSSPEFFMKRLLAAGSGPIYYLGKAFRNDESGRRHNPEFTMLEWYRQGWNEQQLMAELALLVETVAGQPLTVAMRTYREVFVEQTTLDPHRTQTSELQRLAAEVSGRDFSDSSRSECLDLVFSLVVEPSLPSGLVCIEGYPACQSALARLAKDAAGELVARRFEVFLNGVELANGYCELTDPLEQQSRFQADVALRRAAGKARIEPDKKLLAALQAGLPDCVGVALGVDRLLMQLLGQNDIGKVMAFID, encoded by the coding sequence ATTCACTGGCAACCGACGGCAACGATCGACACCCTGCAACAGCGCGCAGCAGCGTTAAAAGATATTCGACTGTTTTTTTCTGAGCGCGGGGTTCTGGAAGTGGATGTGCCTGTACTCGGGCAGGCCGCGGTAACAGACCTGCATATCGATTGCATCATGGCAGAAGTTTCGGGTCAGAGGCGGTATCTGCAGAGTTCGCCTGAATTCTTCATGAAGCGTTTATTGGCGGCCGGTAGCGGTCCGATCTACTACCTTGGCAAAGCTTTTCGCAACGATGAGTCAGGCAGGCGACACAACCCGGAGTTTACGATGCTGGAATGGTATCGGCAGGGCTGGAATGAGCAGCAACTGATGGCTGAATTAGCCTTGCTTGTGGAAACGGTTGCCGGTCAACCACTCACCGTAGCAATGCGCACTTATCGCGAGGTTTTTGTTGAGCAAACGACGCTGGACCCACATCGTACTCAAACTTCGGAACTGCAAAGGCTGGCTGCAGAGGTCTCCGGACGCGATTTTTCAGACAGTAGTCGCAGTGAATGCCTCGATCTTGTCTTCAGCCTGGTGGTTGAACCGTCATTACCGTCCGGGCTGGTGTGTATTGAAGGCTACCCGGCTTGCCAGTCAGCTCTGGCCCGGCTCGCAAAGGATGCTGCTGGCGAACTGGTTGCCCGGCGCTTCGAAGTCTTTCTGAATGGTGTAGAGCTGGCAAACGGGTATTGTGAGCTTACAGACCCGCTGGAGCAGCAATCCCGTTTTCAGGCGGACGTGGCGCTGCGTCGGGCGGCAGGCAAGGCGCGAATCGAACCGGACAAAAAATTGTTAGCGGCTTTGCAGGCGGGGTTGCCGGATTGTGTGGGCGTTGCGCTGGGTGTTGATCGTCTACTCATGCAGCTGTTAGGGCAAAACGATATTGGCAAAGTAATGGCCTTTATCGACTAG
- a CDS encoding AAA family ATPase gives MFRIVVLNPKGGCGKTTLSVNLASHFSQQGKVTTLMDLDPQAASVYWAHRRSEEEAAIQLVDAHNCSARVTRSWAIQPPRNTEVLVVDTPARPDMHTIQPLLNEASVLVIPVLPSEFDLHAADNFITKLTHSMASRQKMAIVANRVREDSRGYQKLKTFFAHREIPVIATLRDTQNYATAAENGLGILEIQGNQYKRDKTDFGALTLWCEQQFEQQAVISRPLSPAQYIGLTNIA, from the coding sequence ATGTTTCGAATCGTTGTCTTAAACCCGAAGGGTGGCTGTGGAAAAACAACGCTGTCAGTCAACCTGGCAAGTCATTTCAGCCAGCAGGGGAAAGTAACTACCCTGATGGATCTGGATCCCCAGGCAGCTAGCGTTTACTGGGCACATCGTCGCTCCGAAGAAGAAGCGGCCATACAGCTGGTAGACGCCCATAACTGTTCAGCCAGAGTCACTCGCAGCTGGGCTATTCAGCCGCCCAGAAATACTGAAGTCTTGGTAGTGGACACCCCTGCCAGACCCGACATGCATACCATTCAGCCACTGCTCAACGAGGCCTCGGTTCTGGTAATTCCTGTGCTGCCATCGGAGTTTGATCTGCACGCAGCGGACAACTTCATAACCAAGCTAACCCACAGCATGGCATCCAGGCAAAAAATGGCTATTGTTGCCAATCGTGTACGAGAAGATTCACGAGGCTATCAGAAGCTGAAAACGTTTTTTGCCCACCGGGAAATACCGGTTATTGCCACATTGCGTGACACACAAAACTACGCAACTGCAGCCGAGAATGGTTTGGGTATTCTTGAAATTCAGGGCAACCAGTACAAGCGAGACAAAACTGATTTCGGCGCCCTAACCCTGTGGTGCGAACAACAATTCGAACAGCAGGCCGTCATCAGCCGCCCACTCTCACCAGCTCAGTACATCGGGCTCACCAATATCGCATGA